GGCTCCCTTCTGAGGCCTATCCAATGGTAAACGCTGCCTTTGTACCGCAGAAGGAACGtcttcaaaacaaacaaaggaaaagcttctgtctttttgtttatttataagcATTTCCATAGTGCTCATCCCCTGAGCACTAAGCGCAGTGAGCACCTCTGGGACTCTCCCTTCTCTGTTCAGTTCTAGCTTCTGCTGCACACAAGGCTGAGCAACACCCAGTCTTAATGCTTGCCCAGAattgaagcttttttttaaaaaaaaaaactgagcttCCCAAGACCACTCCTCTCCTCCAGTTCATAGGAGGACGGACAGATGCTGCTTTATGTTCTGGGCTGTTGTGCCATTTAGGTTTGTGTTGTGCCGCTGGACACCCCAGCTACATGAAAACCTAAGACAGACCCCAGAGACAGTTATCGGTCTCTGAGCTTAAGCTGAAGTTCTGCTTTACAGGTCTTGTACATTGTGGGTGTCGGAGCATGTCTTGTGGCAGATATCGCAACCccctgcagtatctttggggaccactCTATTGCATTACGAATGGTTTACGTTGGATGCCCGCCCATCATGTCTACCAGCCTCGACAGAATCTAtaatgtgggggaaaaaatagcagtgggagtggggggcattttaaaaaagaaaaactttttagGCCACCTTCCTCTATTATCACAAAGCAAAATAGGGTGCAAGCCCCAGTGTCTTTGCTTTAGGGGGATTGTGAGGGGCTGGACTAGGCCcaaaggccccctgctggagacctCAGGCTCTGCCAcgcccatcccaggaaaggagcagcggAGAGGCCCTAcaagcaggctagagtggctgcaggggaagcagccaatcaaggcccaggagggccatataaaaggagctgcagagcagacCAGCAGTTAGTTGTTGCTGGAAGCTGGAAAAGAAGTGACTGcatccctggctggctgctagaacGGAGCCAAAGACAGTTGGCTCGCAGAGCCTGGGGGAGCGATGAAGGAGCTCCCAACTGGCTGCGGACACTGAGTAGGGACTGAGCCGGTAGAGAGCTGTAAGATAGTGTCTCCGGGGAGGAAATCCTGGGGATACAGCCCCCTAGCAGGGCTGGACTGGTTTAAAGGACACAGACACACCCAACCAGAGGGGGTGCTCGCAAGAGGTGGGTGCCAACTCTGTTACGGGGATATTGGAGGGAAAGCACGTTGCTCTGTGTAGTGGCTGGGGGTGCTGGAAAACAAGGCTTGTAAAGGGGAACAGCTCGCTCTCTACAATGCCCAAGAGCCGGGCAAAATCAGGCCGTCTCTTCAGCCAGCCTCTCCTCCCGTTGGCCCATCCATACAGAACCGCTGGCTGTGCTGAGCTGGGCGGGGAATGAAACCCCTTCCATCTCCAGGagatgagcagggctggagctgtggtTCCCCACTGAATTCCTGCCATGCGGCGCTCAGAGAAAGAGCCGGGGCAGGCTGCCAATGAGCAATTTCAATCACGCACTGGCTGCAAAGCCCCAGCGCCAGCCAGGGACCTGGGAAAGATCATTCACTCTTCCCTCCCGGCCTGGGACACACGGGGGCCCCTCAGGCTTCAGGGCCTGGGCCTGTCATGCCAAGGCCAGTCTAGTGCGCGCACAAAACACCCGAGTCTCTCACCATCTCCAAGCCGCCGTCAAGCCCCGCCAGGGAGGCGCCCTGTGAAGAGCAGTAGCTCTGGCTGGCGGTCCAATTCCTTTCATCCTCGGAGAAGAAGTAGCACTGTCTTTCGTAGCCAACCCAGCCATCTGGACATGATGGGACGTCCGCGTAATCCAAACACGGCCTAGTGGTTCTGACTGAAATGGGGAACATAACACAGGGTAAGAGGCTGTCCCCTCCTCATCTCCATATCCAAGGGGAACACGTAGAATAATCCCCTTAGACCAAGGCCTCAGAGAATCCCCTAAGCAGCTCTGGCAATTGCTTGGATGCAGTGGTGGGCCGTGACGTTTTCAGTATGGCAATTCCACACTCGCATGCAGGACATGACCTCACCTTCCAAACATTTAacaaatgggggggaagggggcgccGAAGATGCTCCTCGCTTGGGACACCGTTaggtctagggccagccctggtccagcccccttcccatttttcaaccagcatTAAAAAAGAAGTAGGAGGCAACTACAGGAGCTAAGACCCGGGAAGCCGTTTGGCTAAGCTTTCCCTAGAAACCTCAAGTCGCAAGGACGTCAGTTACGGCCTGGAAATGTGCGCTCGAGCCAGCTCCAGATCCGAACAGAAAACACAGAGAGTGAATCCATAAGAGCTGCGCGCTCACCTGCCAGGGTAGCTGTGGTCGCGATTAAACCCGAGAGGACGAGGAAGACTGTGACTGCTGCGACGACTGTAAATGTTCTAGTTTTCCTGAATCCGTAACCTGAAAGAGACCAACATATTAACACtcctggggctgctgcaggggggagggatctGAGTTATTTATTTACCGTGGGAGTCAGAGGACAGTTTGACACCCCAGTCAAGCTGCAGGGTAGAACAGAATCCGTAGCTATCTTTGATCCACCCTGCTGTGAATATGGGGTCACGAATTTCCTCCCAGGCTTTTCGACAGCCCTGATCACTGCAGTGACTCAGTGGGAGATTTAAACAAGTGCTACTTAGAGACCTGCATGGGACAGGCCAACCTGCTCCCTGCAAAGCTACGCTTTTGCTTTCGTGTCTCAGCAAAACAAACTGGGCTGTTCGGCCCTGAACCAGAGGGGGCGAGAACCAGGGCCATGGTCCCAAGCAGGGGTGCAGTTGTCAGGCCCACAAATTGCCCCTGTACCCCCGTTACACTACACAGCCATAAGCGCCCGGTTGCAGGGAAAAATTTAGCTGTAGCTGCAAAGCAAGCGGCGGTGCTCACAGGACGCCGACAGGGTGATCAGATCCCTGCTGCATTCTCAGGCAGGCGTTTGGGCTGCTGCACCCATGGAAAATATGGCTTCATCTGCATAAGCCGCAGTGTTTCTCCCAGGCAGAGGGGCTCCACCTACCTGGTTCCTTTCCTCGCTCCTGGTCTCCATTGCTATTAAGAGGCATGTCCAGCTGTTGTTCCTTACAGATCCCCAGGCCATTGTACATCCTTTGTCTTTTTGTCtcattctctattaaaaaaaaaaaatcacaattctgCTTGAACCTGCTATAGTCACAGTAACAATGAAGATGATGTAACTGAATGATTAGAGGGGAAAATTCTCTATGATGTGTTTCCTTTGTGCATTGGACAGCAGCTtgtgttgttattatttgttATCTGCATTACATTAGTGTCCGGGCCCCTTTGTGCTCCACGCTCCACACACAAATAACTAAAAGCTGTTCTctgccccaaaaagtttacaatctaagggcaggtctacacttaaaatgctgcgtCAGCGCAGTTGCGCTGCTGTAGCAGTTTAATGAAGACGCTCTAAGCCAATAGGTGAGAGCTCTCCAGTCAGCCAATA
This portion of the Trachemys scripta elegans isolate TJP31775 unplaced genomic scaffold, CAS_Tse_1.0 scaffold_28, whole genome shotgun sequence genome encodes:
- the LOC117870460 gene encoding C-type lectin domain family 2 member D-like; its protein translation is MYNGLGICKEQQLDMPLNSNGDQERGKEPGYGFRKTRTFTVVAAVTVFLVLSGLIATTATLAVRTTRPCLDYADVPSCPDGWVGYERQCYFFSEDERNWTASQSYCSSQGASLAGLDGGLEMTFLLRYKGSVYHWIGLRREPSQSWKWPNGTEFDNRFEVRGGGACAYLNDVGVSSSSCETEKNWICAKPDRYGKRKENSLEGTINSDTQGNNQLRLLVVRPPPQLLLSNKPF